One genomic region from Nocardia vinacea encodes:
- a CDS encoding helix-turn-helix domain-containing protein — protein sequence MEHKSFEGMSCPVALALEHVGEWWSILILRDATHGLTRFEQFQKSLGISPNSLSRRLGALVEAGLLERRRYNERPPRDEYVLTEAGHAFRPVLIALYAWGNHYFPPEAPNVRLVDSESGQDVDPLLIDRLTGHPLDDEHSMFLPGPAADDRLRAALEERSRRVS from the coding sequence ATGGAACACAAGAGCTTCGAGGGTATGAGTTGTCCGGTTGCGCTGGCACTGGAGCACGTCGGGGAGTGGTGGAGCATCCTGATCCTCCGTGACGCCACGCATGGCCTCACTCGGTTCGAACAGTTTCAGAAGAGCCTCGGTATCTCGCCGAACTCCCTGTCCCGTCGGCTCGGCGCACTCGTCGAGGCGGGTCTCCTGGAACGGCGTCGATACAACGAGCGCCCCCCGAGGGACGAGTACGTTCTGACAGAGGCCGGCCACGCGTTCCGTCCGGTGCTGATTGCCCTGTATGCCTGGGGTAACCACTACTTCCCCCCAGAGGCTCCCAATGTTCGTCTCGTAGACAGTGAGTCCGGACAAGATGTCGATCCGCTGTTGATCGACCGCTTGACGGGGCATCCGCTCGATGACGAGCACTCGATGTTCTTGCCGGGGCCGGCCGCCGACGATCGGCTCCGTGCGGCCCTCGAGGAACGAAGTCGGCGTGTTTCCTGA
- a CDS encoding alpha/beta hydrolase gives MSSPVTDRAVQQYRSVEIETKYAEVGDVRYAYRELGPDQPVDATPLVFLHRFRGTLDDWDPAFVDAVAEHRHVILFSDAAVGSSTGSPATSVDEKARNAASFVRALGHDVVDVLGFSMGGFVAQAIAIQEPVLVRKVVVIGTGPGGNPETDPHTDIVFGIALTPEYSFDDVRYLFFAEGRDIETQAYIDRNALRADREPVVTPEVIQVMAGLIMEFMGGKTGHYARLGELRQPTLVIDGDTDPFFPVKNQWLLYRELPDVQLAVYPQAGHAPHQQHPEAVAAQVERFLAHS, from the coding sequence GTGAGCTCTCCGGTAACCGACCGAGCCGTTCAGCAGTACCGCTCCGTGGAGATCGAAACCAAGTATGCCGAGGTCGGCGACGTCCGCTACGCGTACCGGGAGCTGGGTCCGGACCAGCCGGTGGATGCGACCCCGCTCGTTTTCCTGCACCGCTTCCGGGGAACCCTCGACGACTGGGACCCCGCCTTCGTCGACGCCGTGGCCGAGCACCGGCATGTGATTCTGTTCAGTGACGCAGCGGTCGGCTCGTCGACCGGATCACCGGCGACCAGCGTGGACGAGAAGGCCCGCAATGCAGCTTCGTTCGTGCGGGCTCTGGGCCACGACGTAGTGGATGTGTTGGGATTCTCGATGGGGGGCTTCGTCGCGCAGGCCATCGCGATCCAGGAACCGGTATTGGTGCGCAAGGTTGTCGTGATCGGGACGGGCCCGGGCGGCAATCCGGAGACCGACCCGCACACCGACATCGTCTTCGGCATCGCGCTCACTCCCGAGTACTCCTTCGACGACGTCCGCTATCTCTTCTTCGCGGAGGGTCGTGACATCGAGACCCAGGCCTACATCGATCGCAACGCATTGCGGGCCGACCGTGAACCAGTCGTCACGCCGGAAGTCATTCAGGTGATGGCTGGTTTGATCATGGAATTCATGGGCGGCAAGACCGGCCACTACGCCAGGCTGGGGGAGCTTCGCCAGCCGACACTCGTCATCGACGGGGACACCGACCCGTTCTTCCCGGTCAAGAACCAGTGGTTGCTCTATCGGGAGCTGCCCGACGTACAGCTGGCCGTTTATCCGCAGGCCGGCCACGCGCCGCATCAACAGCACCCGGAAGCCGTGGCCGCCCAGGTCGAGCGGTTCCTCGCCCACTCGTGA
- a CDS encoding AMP-binding protein, whose product MTSYEGLYSAWRDDAMGYWARQASRIDWEAPWTAVFDENIGPYGRWFPDARLNTSYNCLDRHVDAGAGDRPALVWDSAMTGEVVTHTYRELRDRVAKVSGALASVGVRRGDRVVIYMPMIPEAAIAMLACARLGAIHSVVFGGFAAAELAGRIDATEPRAIIAASCGLEPGRVVEYKPVLDAALAQSRHRPEACFVLQRPQALAELEPGRDHDLLAAEKAASPHDSVPVEASDPLYILHTSGTTGRPKGIVRDNGGHAVALSASIPAIFGLAAGDVLWAASDVGWVVGHSYIVYAPLLAGLTSVMYEGKPVATPDAGAFWRVIARHRVNVLFTAPTAIRAIRRLDPELDMLGRHDISSLRAVFLAGERCDPATATWLQSRIDRPVIDNWWQTETGWPITARFRGAELTPFKPGSGGRPSPGFEVAALGDDGVALPVGETGNLALRLPLPPGAAPTLWGDDAGFRASYLDKFPGWYRTGDAGHIDEDGDVWVLGRVDDIINVAGHRLSTGAMEEVLAAHPDVAECAVIGVTDPLKGESPMGLVVLKAGVSRDVDTVRRELVEMVRDRIGAVASFRRAFVVDQLPKTRSGKILRRSLRDLANGVPVQIPPTIEDPSVLEHLRGAFATAVRAFD is encoded by the coding sequence ATGACGAGCTACGAGGGCCTCTACAGCGCCTGGCGTGACGATGCGATGGGCTATTGGGCAAGGCAGGCGTCCCGCATCGATTGGGAAGCGCCTTGGACCGCGGTATTCGACGAGAACATCGGCCCCTACGGCCGCTGGTTTCCCGATGCCCGGCTGAACACGAGCTACAACTGTCTCGATCGGCACGTCGACGCTGGTGCGGGCGATCGGCCCGCACTGGTCTGGGATAGTGCGATGACCGGTGAGGTCGTCACACACACCTACCGTGAGCTGCGCGATCGTGTCGCGAAGGTATCCGGAGCCCTCGCCTCTGTGGGCGTGCGCCGCGGCGATCGGGTCGTCATCTACATGCCGATGATTCCCGAGGCCGCGATCGCGATGCTGGCTTGCGCAAGGTTGGGAGCGATCCACTCCGTGGTGTTCGGCGGCTTCGCGGCCGCCGAGCTCGCGGGACGAATCGATGCCACCGAGCCACGGGCGATCATCGCGGCATCGTGCGGGCTGGAACCGGGCCGAGTGGTGGAGTACAAGCCGGTACTGGACGCCGCACTGGCGCAGTCTCGACACCGTCCCGAGGCTTGCTTTGTGCTGCAACGCCCCCAGGCGCTCGCCGAGCTCGAGCCCGGCCGCGACCATGACCTGCTGGCGGCGGAAAAGGCAGCGAGCCCGCACGATTCGGTGCCGGTCGAGGCCTCGGACCCGCTCTATATCCTGCACACCTCGGGCACAACAGGACGACCGAAGGGCATCGTCCGCGACAACGGCGGCCACGCGGTGGCACTTTCCGCATCCATCCCGGCGATCTTCGGGCTGGCCGCCGGTGATGTGTTGTGGGCGGCGTCGGATGTGGGCTGGGTCGTCGGACATTCCTACATCGTCTACGCGCCGCTGCTGGCCGGTCTGACATCGGTGATGTACGAGGGCAAGCCGGTCGCGACCCCGGATGCGGGCGCCTTCTGGCGCGTGATCGCCCGGCACCGTGTCAATGTCCTGTTCACCGCCCCCACCGCTATACGGGCGATCAGGCGACTGGACCCGGAGCTCGACATGCTGGGTCGACACGACATCTCGTCGCTGCGGGCGGTGTTCCTGGCGGGCGAGCGGTGCGACCCGGCGACGGCAACGTGGCTGCAATCGCGGATCGACCGGCCGGTCATCGACAACTGGTGGCAAACGGAAACCGGCTGGCCCATAACGGCGCGGTTCCGAGGGGCGGAGCTGACGCCCTTCAAGCCAGGTTCGGGCGGCAGGCCCAGTCCGGGATTCGAGGTGGCTGCGCTGGGCGACGATGGTGTCGCACTGCCAGTCGGCGAGACGGGCAATCTCGCCCTCCGTTTGCCGCTACCGCCCGGCGCCGCGCCGACGCTGTGGGGCGACGACGCGGGTTTCCGCGCGTCGTACCTGGACAAATTTCCTGGTTGGTACCGCACGGGCGATGCGGGACACATCGACGAGGACGGCGACGTATGGGTCCTCGGCCGCGTCGACGACATCATCAATGTAGCCGGACACCGGCTCTCCACCGGTGCGATGGAGGAGGTGCTGGCTGCGCATCCAGACGTCGCGGAATGTGCGGTGATCGGCGTGACCGACCCCTTGAAGGGGGAGTCGCCGATGGGCTTGGTGGTGCTGAAGGCTGGGGTGAGCCGCGACGTGGACACCGTGCGGCGCGAACTGGTCGAAATGGTTCGCGATCGGATCGGCGCTGTCGCGTCCTTCCGCCGCGCGTTCGTTGTGGACCAGCTCCCCAAGACTCGCTCCGGAAAGATCCTCCGCCGCAGTTTGCGCGACCTGGCGAATGGTGTGCCGGTGCAGATCCCGCCGACGATCGAGGATCCGAGCGTGCTGGAACACCTTCGTGGTGCTTTTGCCACTGCGGTGCGCGCGTTCGACTGA
- a CDS encoding mycofactocin-coupled SDR family oxidoreductase — translation MSGRVAGKVAFITGAARGQGRSHALRLAEEGADIIALDICKQLASARYDLATSEDLAETRKAVEALGRRVVTVEADVRDEQQLAEAFHAGVAEIGPVDIVIANAGVALFATDEPHEAWQDTIDTNLTGVLNTLETAVPSMIERGQGGAIVLTSSTAGLRGILGPSRGALAYVASKHGMVGLMRSYANNLAAHSIRVNTVNPTGVETPMIATPSIEAFLEQNPQLVPHVTNAMPVGLISVQDVSNAVLYLVSDDGRYVTGTTLSVDAGFNNKN, via the coding sequence ATGTCTGGACGCGTTGCGGGCAAAGTCGCCTTCATCACCGGAGCCGCTCGGGGGCAGGGCCGCAGCCATGCGCTGCGGCTCGCCGAGGAAGGCGCGGACATCATCGCCCTCGACATCTGCAAGCAGCTTGCGTCGGCGCGCTACGACTTGGCGACGTCGGAGGACCTCGCCGAAACCAGGAAGGCGGTGGAAGCCCTCGGCAGGCGTGTCGTGACCGTCGAGGCCGATGTGCGAGACGAGCAACAACTCGCGGAGGCGTTCCACGCGGGTGTCGCGGAGATCGGCCCGGTGGACATCGTGATCGCAAACGCCGGTGTCGCTCTCTTCGCCACCGACGAACCGCACGAGGCCTGGCAGGACACGATCGACACCAACCTCACCGGCGTTCTCAACACGCTCGAGACCGCCGTGCCTTCGATGATCGAGCGCGGTCAGGGCGGCGCCATCGTATTGACCAGCTCCACCGCGGGTTTGCGCGGGATACTTGGCCCGTCCCGAGGAGCGTTGGCGTACGTCGCCTCCAAACACGGCATGGTCGGGCTGATGCGCTCGTATGCCAACAACCTTGCAGCCCACTCGATCCGGGTGAACACGGTAAATCCGACGGGCGTGGAAACGCCCATGATCGCGACCCCCTCGATCGAGGCATTCCTCGAGCAGAACCCGCAGCTCGTTCCACATGTCACGAACGCAATGCCGGTCGGTCTCATCTCGGTGCAGGACGTCAGCAACGCGGTGCTCTACCTGGTATCCGACGACGGCCGCTACGTCACCGGCACGACGTTGTCGGTCGACGCCGGCTTCAACAACAAGAACTGA
- a CDS encoding mycofactocin-coupled SDR family oxidoreductase, with product MTGRVEGKVAFVTGAGRGQGRAHAVRLASEGADIIAVDLCAPIDSVPYALASEEDLKETVRQVEGLGRRIVARRADVRDFSALDAAVSDGVAEFGRLDIAVANAGILSAAPTEAMPEQSWQDMIDVNLTGVFHAAKASIPHIRAGGVGGAIVLTSSAVGIRAMPNLPHYVAAKSGVIGLMRSMSLELAADKIRVNTVNPSIADTLMVQNDAMYKLFVPDIESPAREQAAEVFATLNPMPTPWVDAEDVANAVLFLVSDEARFVTGLEFKIDAGFCLA from the coding sequence ATGACTGGACGAGTTGAGGGCAAAGTTGCCTTCGTCACCGGGGCTGGGCGGGGACAAGGCCGGGCGCACGCGGTGCGGTTGGCATCGGAAGGGGCCGACATCATCGCCGTCGACCTGTGTGCGCCGATCGACTCGGTGCCATATGCGCTCGCGAGCGAGGAAGACCTGAAGGAGACGGTCAGACAGGTCGAGGGTCTGGGGCGGAGGATCGTGGCGCGCCGAGCGGATGTCCGGGACTTCTCGGCTCTCGATGCCGCCGTGTCGGACGGGGTCGCCGAGTTCGGGCGCCTCGATATCGCTGTGGCAAACGCCGGGATCCTGTCGGCTGCCCCGACCGAGGCGATGCCCGAGCAGAGCTGGCAGGACATGATCGATGTGAACCTCACCGGCGTATTCCATGCCGCCAAGGCCTCGATCCCGCACATCCGGGCGGGCGGCGTAGGTGGGGCGATTGTGCTGACCAGCTCCGCGGTCGGCATTCGGGCCATGCCGAATCTGCCGCACTACGTCGCCGCGAAGTCAGGGGTCATCGGGCTCATGAGGTCCATGTCTCTCGAGCTCGCCGCGGACAAGATTCGGGTCAACACCGTCAACCCCAGCATCGCTGACACGCTCATGGTGCAGAACGACGCCATGTACAAGCTCTTCGTACCCGATATCGAGAGCCCGGCTCGTGAGCAGGCCGCAGAGGTCTTCGCAACTCTCAATCCGATGCCGACACCCTGGGTCGATGCCGAGGATGTCGCCAATGCGGTGCTGTTCCTCGTATCGGACGAAGCTCGTTTCGTCACGGGGCTCGAGTTCAAGATCGACGCGGGATTCTGCCTGGCCTGA
- a CDS encoding MDR family oxidoreductase has protein sequence MRAVQILKDDAGQRAELTEIPDGEIGAGDVTIAVDYSAVNFKDGLGVTGAVPVVERFPIVAGIDLAGTVVEATVESGFTPGDSVAVNGWGLAVDHNGGFATRARVPAAWITRIPPRFTTWQAMAIGTAGYTAALSVMALQRHGLTPNAGPVVVTGAAGGVGSVAIALLAALGFEVHASTGRLGEKDYLQNLGAAEIIPREDLAEPVQAALGSERWAGGVDVVGSHTLVNVLSQIRYGGAVANCGLAQGLDLPGSVAPFILRGVTLAGIDSVNAPSSSRNAAWELLAEHLDVRLLEEMTTTVPLDQAATVAQQVLTGAVRGRTVVDVNA, from the coding sequence ATGAGGGCAGTACAAATCCTGAAGGACGACGCCGGACAGCGCGCGGAGCTCACCGAGATTCCCGACGGTGAGATCGGTGCGGGTGATGTGACGATCGCGGTCGACTACTCGGCAGTGAACTTCAAGGACGGCCTGGGTGTGACCGGCGCCGTGCCGGTTGTCGAACGATTCCCGATCGTCGCGGGCATCGACCTGGCGGGCACCGTTGTCGAGGCGACGGTTGAGTCAGGCTTCACCCCGGGCGATTCTGTCGCTGTCAACGGATGGGGACTTGCGGTCGACCACAATGGCGGGTTCGCCACCCGCGCACGGGTGCCGGCGGCATGGATCACCAGAATTCCGCCGCGATTCACGACCTGGCAGGCGATGGCGATTGGGACAGCCGGCTACACGGCGGCCCTCAGCGTCATGGCGCTGCAACGCCACGGATTGACGCCGAATGCTGGGCCCGTCGTGGTCACCGGAGCTGCTGGCGGTGTGGGTTCTGTGGCGATCGCGCTGCTTGCCGCGCTCGGGTTCGAGGTTCACGCGTCCACCGGGCGCCTGGGCGAGAAGGACTACCTGCAGAACCTGGGCGCCGCAGAGATCATCCCGCGCGAGGATCTTGCCGAACCTGTCCAGGCGGCACTCGGATCCGAGCGATGGGCCGGCGGCGTCGACGTTGTCGGCAGCCATACGCTGGTGAACGTCCTCAGTCAGATCCGTTACGGCGGGGCCGTGGCGAATTGTGGCCTCGCCCAAGGGCTCGATCTTCCGGGCTCGGTCGCGCCGTTCATCCTTCGAGGCGTGACCCTGGCCGGGATCGACTCTGTCAACGCCCCCAGTAGCAGCCGAAACGCCGCATGGGAGTTGCTCGCCGAGCATCTCGACGTGCGTCTGCTCGAGGAGATGACGACCACGGTTCCGCTCGATCAGGCAGCGACGGTGGCCCAACAGGTCCTGACCGGCGCTGTGCGCGGAAGGACGGTCGTAGACGTCAACGCCTGA
- a CDS encoding alpha/beta hydrolase, whose translation MFTEFTTHDIEVEGVRIHARVGGEGPPVLLLHGYPQTHVMWRDVAAALTESHTVVVSDLRGYGDSGKPASETDHSSYSKRAMAADQVGLMTALGHNRFAIVGHDRGARVAHRLCLDHPERVDRAAVLDIAPTRHVFANVDRALATVYDHWFFLAEEPDLPEVLIGGAPEYFVRRKLDQWSGPGAVFDGQAISEYVRCFSDPEAIRASCEDYRAAASIDLEHDEVDAAAGRRITCALLVLWGAHGFVGTHYDVLEVWRRYADDIRGHGLDCGHFVPEEAPEQTIGALRDFLAN comes from the coding sequence ATGTTCACCGAATTCACCACCCACGACATCGAGGTCGAGGGTGTCCGCATCCACGCACGGGTGGGCGGTGAGGGGCCACCGGTGCTGCTGCTGCACGGCTACCCCCAGACCCATGTGATGTGGCGTGACGTGGCAGCGGCGTTGACCGAGTCGCACACCGTCGTCGTCTCCGACCTACGTGGGTACGGCGACTCGGGAAAGCCTGCCTCCGAAACCGATCATTCGTCGTACAGCAAACGCGCGATGGCCGCGGACCAGGTCGGGTTGATGACAGCCTTAGGGCACAACCGATTCGCGATCGTCGGTCACGACCGCGGCGCCCGAGTCGCCCACCGACTCTGCCTCGACCACCCCGAACGCGTCGATCGAGCCGCGGTCCTCGACATCGCCCCCACCCGACATGTTTTCGCAAACGTGGACCGAGCCTTGGCCACCGTCTACGACCACTGGTTCTTCCTCGCCGAGGAACCCGACCTGCCCGAAGTCCTCATCGGCGGCGCACCCGAGTATTTCGTGCGCCGAAAGCTCGATCAATGGTCCGGCCCGGGTGCGGTATTCGACGGACAGGCGATATCGGAGTACGTGCGCTGCTTCAGCGATCCCGAGGCGATCCGGGCGAGCTGCGAGGACTACCGCGCTGCGGCCTCCATCGATCTCGAACACGACGAAGTCGACGCCGCGGCAGGCCGTCGCATCACCTGCGCACTGCTGGTCCTATGGGGCGCACACGGCTTTGTCGGAACTCACTATGACGTGCTCGAAGTATGGCGTCGATACGCCGACGACATCCGCGGCCACGGTTTGGACTGCGGGCATTTCGTCCCGGAGGAAGCCCCCGAGCAGACCATCGGCGCATTGCGCGATTTCCTGGCGAACTAG
- a CDS encoding alpha/beta hydrolase, with the protein MAGVSGTLYKDAPTKSVQVGTTRFAYRELGLDTGVPVIFLNHLAANLDNWDPRVVDGIAAKHRVITFDNRGVGASEGTTPDSIEAMARDAVAFIRALGFDQVDLLGLSMGGFIAQVIAREEPQLIRKFILAGTGPAGGAGIVNVTSVTYRDTFKAVATFKDPKENLFFTKTAHGKSEARAFVKRLKERSVDRDKAIALRAFRTQLKAIHAWGVQEPSDLSRIQHPVLVANGDDDRMVPTSNSFDLAQRIPNATLRIYQDAGHGGIFQYHDRFVGEALEFLAS; encoded by the coding sequence ATGGCTGGTGTGAGCGGCACCTTGTACAAAGATGCGCCGACGAAATCCGTGCAGGTCGGTACCACGCGGTTCGCCTATCGGGAGCTGGGTCTCGATACCGGCGTACCGGTGATCTTCTTGAATCATCTAGCGGCAAACTTGGACAACTGGGATCCCCGAGTGGTCGACGGTATTGCGGCGAAGCACCGCGTGATCACCTTCGACAACCGCGGCGTCGGCGCGTCAGAAGGCACGACACCGGACTCGATCGAAGCGATGGCACGAGATGCCGTCGCGTTTATCCGCGCATTGGGCTTCGATCAGGTCGACCTTTTGGGGCTGTCGATGGGAGGCTTCATAGCGCAGGTGATCGCTCGCGAAGAGCCGCAACTGATTCGGAAGTTCATCCTCGCGGGGACGGGTCCGGCGGGAGGTGCAGGCATCGTCAACGTGACCTCAGTGACCTACCGCGACACATTCAAGGCGGTGGCCACTTTCAAGGATCCGAAAGAGAATCTGTTCTTCACCAAAACCGCACACGGCAAGTCGGAGGCTCGCGCGTTCGTGAAACGGCTGAAGGAACGCAGCGTCGACCGCGACAAGGCGATCGCACTGCGCGCATTCCGCACTCAGCTGAAGGCCATCCATGCGTGGGGCGTTCAGGAGCCATCCGACCTGAGCCGCATCCAACACCCCGTCCTGGTGGCCAACGGTGACGACGATCGAATGGTGCCCACCAGTAACTCATTCGACTTGGCACAACGCATCCCGAATGCGACGCTGCGGATCTACCAGGACGCTGGACATGGCGGCATCTTCCAATACCACGACAGGTTCGTCGGAGAGGCACTCGAATTCCTGGCTTCCTGA
- a CDS encoding helix-turn-helix domain-containing protein encodes MASLTSTQASPRRGGRGARQRILNAAAELFYNEGINATGVELISAKASVSKRTLYQHFPSKAALVEEYLRMLRQAAGNLADAPPEGSDANPRARLLALFDSPNAADSLMRGCPFHNAAVEAAEAMPGVQDIVHAHKRNYIDGLTELARQAGAADPQLLGNQLAVLYEGAAARSTSLNDPAPWAHARATAEVLITEAARNVA; translated from the coding sequence ATGGCTTCGCTCACCAGTACCCAGGCGTCACCCCGTCGAGGAGGGCGCGGTGCGCGTCAACGCATCTTGAACGCAGCTGCGGAGCTGTTCTACAACGAGGGCATCAACGCCACCGGCGTCGAACTGATTTCGGCCAAGGCATCGGTGTCGAAAAGAACTCTCTACCAACACTTCCCGAGTAAGGCCGCGTTGGTCGAGGAGTATCTGCGCATGCTCCGGCAAGCGGCGGGCAACCTCGCGGACGCGCCACCCGAAGGCTCCGACGCGAATCCTCGGGCGCGGCTGCTCGCTTTGTTCGACAGCCCTAACGCCGCAGACTCGCTGATGCGCGGCTGCCCGTTCCACAACGCGGCAGTCGAGGCTGCCGAGGCCATGCCCGGTGTTCAAGACATCGTCCACGCGCACAAGCGGAACTACATCGACGGACTCACCGAACTCGCCCGACAAGCCGGCGCCGCGGACCCTCAGCTACTGGGCAACCAGCTCGCTGTCCTTTACGAGGGTGCGGCCGCACGGTCCACCTCCCTCAATGATCCGGCGCCCTGGGCGCACGCACGAGCAACAGCCGAAGTGCTCATAACCGAAGCAGCGCGAAACGTCGCCTGA
- a CDS encoding metal-sensitive transcriptional regulator produces MVGNEETIAQVLNRLRRAHGQLAGVISMIEQGRDCKDVVTQLAAVSRALDRAGFKIVATGLRECLTGDTADGSEPMTEAELEKLFLALA; encoded by the coding sequence ATGGTCGGCAACGAAGAGACTATCGCCCAGGTACTCAACCGCCTGCGCCGCGCTCATGGCCAGCTCGCCGGCGTGATCTCCATGATCGAACAAGGCCGCGACTGCAAGGACGTCGTAACTCAGCTCGCCGCTGTCTCCCGCGCCCTAGACCGCGCAGGCTTCAAGATCGTCGCTACCGGCCTGCGCGAATGCCTCACCGGCGACACAGCCGACGGCTCCGAACCCATGACCGAGGCCGAACTCGAGAAACTCTTCCTCGCTCTCGCCTGA
- a CDS encoding MMPL family transporter — protein MTDSLAASPAHDVSPPTGSGGVLGQLGAVMAGRARIVFGAWLLVLIVLGAAAPSVFNSLAGAGWQANGSESVRVRELAQQHFGGNSSAAVQVVVHSDTAPIDSPQVQRVLGEIADVFAGDSRFGEVLAPQPGMSVSADGHTGILTAGANASTDDMVKAVDEHKGALTALSGNGVEVYPTGASALWSDFNKADHDAMIKAEMFSWPVTLAIMVLAFGSLVAAGLPLLLTLAGLVASAGGLVLLNQITPISVWAMNFAMMFALALGIDYALFIVARFRDALITSTNAKAAVAETMDTAGKAVVLSGLTVLVSLSAVLIVPAPAVRTMAVGIMFAVAFVLAATMTLLPAALGALGGKVNAGALPHAKRQQHHSPRFAAWGRLLHAHPWPFAIAALIALIGLSIPVFGLKVAMPSIQVVPTDAPVRQGYELVQAQMGEGAPGMLQIIAPAGEAEQVAATANTVDGISMVTPARTAIDSSGLVMMQAVPNVDPSDARMGEILDDLRQALPSAALVGGAPAENLDLQQALDDYLPIIVGIILVLGFVLLLLALQAPLIAALGTMVSLLSTAAAFGVAKLIFQDGHGANLLGFTPQGFLDGWGPVFFFAMIFAIAMDYTVFLLATAKEHYEHSGDPKTAQIDGMARSGRVIFAAAAVMVAVFFTFALADPLPPKEMGIILGVAVLLDAFAVRLVLLPVLLRLTGHGAWWSPGWLRKVLPTISFAHH, from the coding sequence ATGACCGACTCTTTGGCGGCTTCCCCGGCTCACGACGTCTCACCACCGACTGGATCCGGTGGGGTATTGGGCCAGCTCGGGGCAGTGATGGCGGGGCGCGCCCGCATCGTGTTCGGTGCGTGGCTGCTGGTATTGATCGTGCTCGGCGCCGCCGCGCCGAGTGTGTTCAACTCACTCGCAGGGGCCGGATGGCAGGCCAACGGCTCGGAATCGGTGCGCGTGCGCGAGCTGGCACAGCAGCACTTCGGCGGTAACTCCTCGGCAGCGGTGCAGGTGGTCGTACATTCCGACACCGCACCGATCGACAGCCCGCAGGTACAGCGCGTGCTCGGTGAGATCGCCGACGTCTTCGCCGGTGACTCACGTTTCGGCGAAGTGCTTGCGCCGCAACCAGGAATGTCGGTCAGCGCGGACGGGCATACCGGGATTCTCACAGCGGGCGCGAACGCCTCCACCGATGACATGGTCAAGGCCGTCGACGAGCACAAGGGCGCGCTGACCGCCTTGTCCGGCAACGGTGTCGAGGTCTATCCCACCGGCGCGTCGGCGCTGTGGAGCGACTTCAACAAGGCCGATCACGACGCCATGATCAAGGCCGAAATGTTCTCCTGGCCGGTCACTTTGGCCATTATGGTGCTGGCGTTCGGGTCGCTGGTCGCCGCCGGGCTGCCGTTGCTGCTCACCCTGGCAGGACTGGTCGCTTCGGCCGGCGGGCTGGTGCTACTCAACCAGATCACGCCGATCTCGGTGTGGGCAATGAACTTTGCGATGATGTTCGCCCTGGCATTGGGCATCGACTACGCACTGTTCATCGTCGCCCGCTTCCGCGACGCACTCATCACCTCGACCAACGCCAAGGCGGCAGTAGCAGAAACCATGGACACCGCGGGCAAAGCCGTTGTGCTGTCCGGGCTTACCGTCCTGGTCAGCCTGTCCGCAGTGCTGATCGTGCCCGCGCCCGCGGTGCGGACCATGGCCGTCGGCATCATGTTCGCGGTCGCCTTCGTCCTGGCCGCCACCATGACCCTGCTTCCGGCCGCGCTGGGAGCGCTGGGCGGCAAGGTGAACGCCGGCGCGCTGCCGCACGCCAAACGCCAGCAGCACCACTCCCCCCGCTTCGCGGCCTGGGGCCGATTGCTACACGCACATCCGTGGCCGTTCGCGATCGCCGCGCTGATCGCATTGATCGGTCTGTCGATCCCGGTGTTCGGGCTGAAGGTCGCGATGCCCTCGATCCAGGTCGTCCCTACCGACGCGCCGGTGCGCCAAGGCTATGAACTCGTGCAGGCTCAGATGGGCGAGGGCGCGCCCGGCATGCTGCAGATCATCGCCCCCGCCGGTGAAGCCGAACAGGTCGCCGCGACCGCCAATACGGTGGACGGGATCAGCATGGTCACCCCGGCCCGAACCGCAATCGACAGTAGCGGTTTGGTGATGATGCAGGCGGTACCGAACGTCGATCCCTCCGACGCGCGAATGGGCGAAATCCTCGACGACCTGCGCCAGGCGTTGCCGTCTGCCGCACTGGTCGGCGGCGCGCCCGCGGAGAATCTGGACCTGCAGCAGGCGCTCGACGACTACCTGCCGATCATCGTAGGAATCATTCTGGTATTGGGTTTCGTGCTGCTACTGCTCGCCCTGCAAGCCCCGCTGATCGCCGCCTTGGGCACCATGGTCAGCCTGCTGTCCACCGCAGCGGCCTTCGGTGTGGCGAAGCTGATCTTCCAAGACGGCCACGGCGCAAATCTGCTCGGCTTCACCCCGCAGGGCTTCCTCGATGGCTGGGGCCCGGTGTTCTTCTTCGCCATGATCTTCGCCATCGCCATGGACTACACCGTGTTCCTGCTGGCCACTGCCAAGGAACACTACGAACATTCCGGCGACCCCAAGACCGCACAGATCGACGGAATGGCCCGCTCCGGACGGGTTATCTTCGCCGCGGCCGCGGTCATGGTGGCGGTGTTCTTCACTTTCGCTCTCGCCGATCCGCTGCCACCCAAGGAAATGGGCATCATCCTCGGCGTGGCGGTCCTGCTCGACGCCTTCGCTGTCCGGCTGGTACTGCTGCCGGTACTGCTGCGCCTGACCGGACACGGGGCCTGGTGGTCACCGGGCTGGCTACGCAAGGTACTGCCGACGATCAGCTTCGCCCACCACTGA